Within Kineococcus endophyticus, the genomic segment CGCCCGCACGTCCGGACCGTCGTTGTTGCCCGCGACGCCGACGAGACGCCGGCTCCGCGCCTGCAGCGCCAGCACGGTCGCCTCGTCGCACCAGTCGCCGGCGTGCACGACGACGTCGGCCGCCTCGACCGCCGCCCACACCGGCGCGGGCAGGTCCTTCGCCCGCGTCGGCAGGTGGGTGTCGGAGACGACGACGACGTGGACGACGGGGACCCCGAGGACCACGCTCAGCCCAGCTGCCGCACCCGGACGGTCTCGGGCAGTTCGCGCAGCAGGCGCCCGACCTCGTCGGAGGCGTGGGCGGCGATGTCGGTGACGACGTAGCCCAGGTCGCCGCGGGTGGCCAACTGCTGGCTCTCGATGTTCACCCCGGCCTGGGCCAGGACGGAGTTGATGGCGGCCAGCACGCCCGGCACGTTGCGGTGCAGGTGCGCCAGCCGGACCGTCCCGGGTGTGGCCTCGGCCCCCAGGGTGGGCAGGTTCACCGACAGGGTGGTCGCGCCGTGCAGCGCGTAGTCGCGCAGCTTGGCGGCCACGAAGCGCCCGATGTCCTCCTGGGCCTCCTCGGTCGATCCGCCGACGTGCGGGGTGAGGATGACGTTGGGCAGCCCGCGCAGCTCGGACTCGAAGGCGTGCCCGGACCCCTTGGGCTCGGTGGGGAAGACGTCGATGGCCGCGCCCGCGATGTGCCCCGACTCGACGTGGTGGCGCAGCGCGACGTGGTCGACGACGAACCCGCGGGAGAGGTTGAGGAAGATCGAACCCGGTCGCATCCGGGCGAACTCCTCCTCCCCGAAGAAGCCGCTGTTGCTGCTGCGGCCGTCGACGTGCAGCGTCACGACGTCGGCGACCTCGAGGACCTCGTGCAGGCTCCCGCAGCGGCGCGCGTTGCCGAGGGCCAGCTTGTCGGTGCGGTCGTAGAAGAAGACGCTCATGCCGAGCGCCTCGGCCACGACGGACAGCTGCGAGCCGATGTTGCCGTAGCCGATGATCCCCAGCCGGCGGCCGCGCACCTCGTGCGAGCCGGCGGCGGACTTGTCCCAGACACCCTCGTGCATGGCGCGGTCCTTGACCGTGAGCCGGCGGGTGAGGGCGATGATCTCGGCGAGGGCCAGCTCGACGACGCTGCGCGTGTTGCTGTACGGCGCGTTGAAGACGGCGACCCCGTGGGTGGCCGCGGCGAACAGGTCGATCTGGTTGGTGCCGATGCAGAAGGCGCCGACGGCGCGCAGGTCCGGGGCGTTCTCCAGGACCTCGGCGCTCACCTGCGTCTGGGAGCGGATGCCGAGCAGCTGGACCCCGTCGAGGCGTTCGAGCAGCTCGTCCTCGTCCAACGCCCCGGACGCGGTCTCCACGTCCCAGCCGGCCTCGGTCAGCAGGGCCCGGGCGTCGGCGTGGATGTTCTCGAGCAGCAGCGCACGTCCGGTGCGGGCCGGTGCGTCGTCGGGGGCGGGCACGTGGTTCCTCCAGCGGCGGGAGCGGTCGGGACCCCAAGTCTCCCGCACGGGGCCCCCGCCGCGGGCCGGGGTCCGGTGCCTGGGCACCGGACGGCCGGGGCCTGCTCACGGTGCGTCATGCCCGGACGGCGGCTGGCATTCGGGTGGACTTCGCCGCCCGACCTCGCCTCGTCCCCCGATCCGGGGTCGACCCTCTGCGCCGCAACGCTTCCAGCCCGAGCGGGGACGAGTCCCGCAACGTCCCGCACTGCGCAGGGCGGGCGACCTTCATCACACTGCGTGACGATCGTTGACCGGTTCCGCGTTGCCGCAGGCACGGGACCGTTCCTACCGTCACGCGACGGACGAGGGACCCGCCCCGTCCCGGGTGGAGAGGAGCCCGCCGCGTGGACCGCTACCCCGTCCTGCGCAGCGACCCCACCCTGCCGGCCGCCGCGCGCGGGCGCGCCGCCCTCACCCTGTCCGCCGCGACCCCACCCGCGGGGACCGGCACCGGCACGGGGTGGGGGCCGGGTCTGGCGCCCCACCCCGACCGCCTCGAGGTCGTGCGCACCCGGTCGTCCCCGCGCGCCGCGGACCGGCGCCCGAGGGGTCGTCGACCCCGCCACCGCCGCCCGCTCGGCCCCCGTCCTCCCGTCCGGCCCGGCGCCGGCCCCCTGCTGCTGGGGGTCGCCGCCGTCGGCACGCTGCTGCTCGTCCTCGGCGTCCCGCTGCCGGCGCCGCTGGCCGCCCTCGCCCTGCTCACCGCCGTGACGGTGCTGGGCCTGCCCGTGCTGCACCTGCTGCGCGTCCCGGTCCCCGACCCGGTCGGACGGGTCGTCCTGGCCGCGGCCAGCGGCCTGGTCCTGGTCACCGGCCTGTTCCGGCTGGCCGACGGTGCCGGGTGGCGACCGGGCGGTCCCGCCGTCGCGGTCGCGGGGCTGGCGCTGCTGGTGCTCGCCGTCGTGGGCCGGGGCGCCCTGGCGCCTCCCGGCGCACCGCCGCCCCGCCCCACCCGCGCCCTGCGCGCGGCCCTGCCCCGGCTGCCGCTGCTCGCCCTGCCCGCGCTGGCCTGGGTGGACGCGCTGGGGGACGTGCCGTCCCCCGGTTGGTTGCGGGCGGCGGTGCTCGCGGCCGCGGTCGCGCTCCTGGCCCGGCTGACGCTGCGACGCCGGCCCCGGACCGACCGCGTGGGGGTCGCCGCCACGGTGCACGCCGTCGCCGTCGCGGTCCTCACCCCGCTCGGCGGGGCCGCGTCCGGTGCGGCGGCCACGCCCTGGGGCTCGGGCCTGGCCCGGGCGTGGTCGCTGACGCCCGGGACCGTCGAGGCGGTCGTCCTGCCGGCCGTCACGGCCCTCGTCGTCGTCGGGACGTGGCTGGTCGCCGAACGCGTCGTGGGCACCCGGCGGGCCGTCGTCGTGGCCGTCCTCGCGCTGGCCGCGCTCGCCGCCGCCCCGCCCGGTCCGGGTGACCTGGCGGTCACCGCCGCCGTCCTGCTCGTCGTGACCCGCTCCCCCGCAGGACGTCCGGGGCCGGCCGCGACGGGGCGCCGACTGCTCGTCCTCCTCCTCGGTGCCGGAGCCCTGCTCACGGCGCCGAGCGCCGCGGTCTTCGGTGCCCAGGTCTGCCTGGCGGCGCTCGCCGGCACCGTCCTGGGCCCGGCCGGCCGACGGCCGGGGCGGGTCCTGACCCTGCCCCTCGCCCTGGGGTTCGCCGTCGCCGTGTGGGGGGCGGCCGCCCTCGGGCAGCGGCTCCCCGTCACCGGTGGTGCCGTGCCGGCGGCCGGCGTGGTCCTCGTGGCCCTCGCGGCCGCCGGCCTGCTCGCCGTGCTCCTGCGCCGGGTCCCCCGGCCGCCCACGGACACCGAGTTCCTCGCGCTGGCCGCGGCGGGGCTGCTCGTGCAGGCCGTGGCCGCCGCCGGGGCCGGCAGCACGGGCGGAGCGGGCTCCCCCGTCCCGCACGTCCTGCTGCTCCTGACGGTCCCGGCCGTGCTCGGCGTCGGCGTCGTCTGGGGTGTGCTCTCAGCCGGCCTGGGTCTGGTGCTGGACCGGGTCCCCGCGCGGTGGCTGCGCTCGGACTCCCGGGCCACCCGGGCCCACCGGGGCACCCCCGGTCGCGCCCTGCGGACCGCGCTCGTGGCGCTGGCCCTGTTCGCGCTCGCGTACGCCCGGCGGGCGTTCGGCTGACGGGGTGTCCGGCTGACGGGGTGTCCGGCTGACGGGGTGACCGGCTGGCGGGGTGCCCTCTGGCGGGGCGTCCGGCTGGTGGGGCGTCAGGCGCCCGCCGTGGCTCCGGCGACGGCGTCCGCCACGGGGGTCTGCCCCGACTCCAGTCCCAGCACGCGCGCCGGGGACCGCCCCGCCACGAGCCCGTCGAGCAGCTCCAGGGCGACGGCCGCCACGTCGGCCCGCGGGACGGTGCCGCCGTCCACGGCCGGGTCCAACCGGACGCGGCCCGTGGCGGGGTCGTCCAGCAGCCCCGCCGGTCGCAGCACGACCACCCGCAGCCCCGGGCGGGCCAGGAGGTCCTCCTCGGCGGCCAGCTTGGCGCGCAGGTAGGCGACGAAGACCTCGTCGAGGTCCTCGGGGGTCGCCCCGTCGCGGACGCGGTCGACGCCGATCGAGGAGACCAGCAGGTACGAGGGGACCCCGGCCCGTTCGGCGGCGTCGGCCAGGAGCACCGCGGCGCCCCGGTCGACGGTGTCCTTGCGCGCCGCTCCGCTGCCCGGGCCGGCACCGGCCGCGAACACGACGGCGTCGGCGCCCCGCAGGTCCTCGGCGAGCACGTCCGGTCCGTCGGACCCGGCCGTCAGCCCCTCGAGGTCGCGCACCACCCCCGTCACCCCCAGCGCGCCGAGGTCCGCGACGTGGTCGGGGTTGCGGACGAGCCCGACGACCTCGTCCCCGCGGTCGGCGGCGAGGCGGCCGAGCAGCTGGGCGATCTTCCCGTGTCCTCCGGCGATGACGATGCGCACGGGTCGCACGGTAGGAGCCGGCTCCGCACCCCGCACCTCGCGGCGGGCGCGCCCGGCGGACTCGGGCAGGATCGTGTCGTGTCCCGCACCTCCGTCCGCGTCCACCTGCAGCTCCACGCCGACCGCCCGACCGAGGCGAGCCTGCTCGTCGCCGTCGCCCGCCGCCCCGGCGTCCCGGTGCGCTCGGAGGAGCTGGTCGTCACCGGACCCGACGGGCCCGTCGCCGTCGACGCGGACGTCCTGCCCGACGGGACGGTGCTGCACCACACCACGCTGCCCGCGGGCGACGTCGGCGTCCTCTACGAGGCCTCGGTGGCGCCGGAGGGCGGCGACCCCGCAGCCCTCACACCGGCCGAGCGCTGGGAGTACACCCGGCCCAGCCGGTACTGCCCCTCGGACC encodes:
- a CDS encoding NAD(P)H-binding protein — its product is MRIVIAGGHGKIAQLLGRLAADRGDEVVGLVRNPDHVADLGALGVTGVVRDLEGLTAGSDGPDVLAEDLRGADAVVFAAGAGPGSGAARKDTVDRGAAVLLADAAERAGVPSYLLVSSIGVDRVRDGATPEDLDEVFVAYLRAKLAAEEDLLARPGLRVVVLRPAGLLDDPATGRVRLDPAVDGGTVPRADVAAVALELLDGLVAGRSPARVLGLESGQTPVADAVAGATAGA
- the serA gene encoding phosphoglycerate dehydrogenase — encoded protein: MPAPDDAPARTGRALLLENIHADARALLTEAGWDVETASGALDEDELLERLDGVQLLGIRSQTQVSAEVLENAPDLRAVGAFCIGTNQIDLFAAATHGVAVFNAPYSNTRSVVELALAEIIALTRRLTVKDRAMHEGVWDKSAAGSHEVRGRRLGIIGYGNIGSQLSVVAEALGMSVFFYDRTDKLALGNARRCGSLHEVLEVADVVTLHVDGRSSNSGFFGEEEFARMRPGSIFLNLSRGFVVDHVALRHHVESGHIAGAAIDVFPTEPKGSGHAFESELRGLPNVILTPHVGGSTEEAQEDIGRFVAAKLRDYALHGATTLSVNLPTLGAEATPGTVRLAHLHRNVPGVLAAINSVLAQAGVNIESQQLATRGDLGYVVTDIAAHASDEVGRLLRELPETVRVRQLG